The window tcttaattcttcgataagccaggcccaagccagctccgatcagcaagaaccctgttatcatggttccgaataggtagatatcttcagcactcaggctcacccaagcccagacttctcgttgagaaaagggtgtcaattgcattcagggaccagttgatcaaatccataattcctcttttaggttttagagaacagactgtgagagagtgttccagggaaaagtaatacaaaaaacacgagactagacaaggacacaagaggctaagcaggaaagctaagggagaggaggagaaaagtgcgaccgccttcgtcaagagcaagaGAGAAGTTTTTCTAGTTTTGAGCTCCAGCTGTTTGAGTTACACCTGAACTCTGCTGCGCCTTTGTTGTGTGCCCTCATATACCGTCCTCCCAAGTTTAATAAGGATTTTATCAAAGAGTTTTCAGGTTTTATGGCTGGAATTGTTCTTAATTTCGACAGTTTTTTAATCcctggtgattttaacatccatgtctGCTGTGACTCTGAACTTTTGGTCAaggactttttaaatattattgacTCTTTTAACTTGACCCAGTGGGTTACCAGTCCCACGCATGAAAAAGGTCACACACTGGACTTGCTGCTTTCCCACGGGCTGGATGTGTGCATCACGGAAATATCCGAGTTGTGCATCTCCGATCATCTTCCTGTGTTGTTCACTCTAGTGCTGCGCTGTTCGGTAGATAAGCGAGCGCTCAATGCTCTAACAGCGCCTGGTTTTTCCGCTGCCTTTATGGATTCTGGAATAATGAACTCCAACTGTAAAAGTGTTGAGGACCTTCGGACATTCTTCATTCTACCTGCACTGATATCTTGGACTCTATTGCTCCGCTCAGGACTGTGCGCGCTAAGCATTTATCAGAGCCATGGTTGAACGAACATACACGCTCCCTTAGATGTGACTACAGACGCGCCGAAAGGAGGTGGAAAAAGGACAGATTTCACGTTTCCGTACAGATTTTAAGGACTCGTCTTTTTGCTTACCAAGAAGCTGTAAAAATTGCAAAGACACAGTTTGTCTCAAACTTAGTGTCAGTAAACAGTCACAGGCCTCAGGTACTTTTTAATGtccttaattgctttcttagtTCACGTGATGATGCCGGAGTTATTTCTTCACCAAGTATTTGCGAtgattttttagcattttttaatGACAAGATTCTATCGATTAGGGCTCTTGTCTCATCGTCTGCTGCTTCAGATCCGAGTCTTTCTCCTATGTGCTCAGCTGTCTTAGAGCAGTTTGATCCTGTCTCCCTTAATGACTTGACTGCGGTAGTTAGTAACCTAAGATCATCACACTGCCCCTCTGATTGTCTCCCTCCAAGCTttcttacaattttttttaattggtttggCGCAGTTTTCACAAGCAATTGGTGCATTTTCAAAACTCTTCATACTTATATCACAACAGATCATCAAAAGTGCAcctttttcaaacatttcagcaTATTTCCAATTGTGTTAGTACAATACACATAATGACAAAATATCCTTTTCACTACACAAAATAAGTGTTTCATCTAAATAAATGTTTCGTTCACAGTTACTGCCTTTCATAATGTTATCACTATAAAATTTTTGATTTGCATCTCTTATCATTCAGTTTAATACATTTGTCTGTCATTCAATTCAActgattttaatgtttaatcaaTGAATCATGCATTATGTCCATGGATTTTCAACTTGACTGATTGTtgtctggtcatttgtaagTTACACATTGCTGCAAGGGCTTTCAATCTAGAAGTACTAATTGCTAATTGTTTCCCCGTGATGATCACAATTAGTTACCATATAAGTAGAACTGTGTTTGAGACTTTGCACTGTTTAAATATGGAGCAGGATAGACTCGTAGGGAGAGGAAACCTTCATCGAAGAGGTGGTGGTGCTCCTCGACAGAGAGGTGGGCACggacaaagaggaagaggtgGTGGTGCTCCTCGACAGAGAGGTGGGCACggacaaagaggaagaggtgGTGGTGCTCCTCGACAGAGAGGTGGGCACggacaaagaggaagaggtgGTGGTGCTCAACGCACCATCATCTCTAATGAAGTCCGGGCCATCATTGTTGACCATGTGGTTAACAGAGGCTTTACCATGGCTGAGGCTGCCAGGTTGGTACAGCCTAATTTACGGTTGTCAACTGTCAGCTCTATCATCCAAACTTTTCGCCAAGAAAACCGGTATGTCTGCTATAGCAACTTCACTTCTAGAAAATAGTACCCTATTGTATAGATGAACAACATGTAATTGTCAGTTCACAGTAATGTGATTGGTAATACTTCAATATTGACAGTATATGATTGTCCTCAGAATTAACAGGAGACAACCTGGTGGTGGTCGCCACGTGTTTTGACTGACCAGCAGGAGTTGGCTGTGGTGGACATGGTCAGGGCAAGGAATGACATACGGACTGTCTGAAATCAAACAGGCTATTGAGAACAGCAATGACACCTTTGCCAATGTGCCATCAATTAGCCTTCCAACGATTGCCCGGCTTTTGAAGAAGCACCAAGTTTCCATGAAACAAATTTACTTGGTTCCTTTTGAGAGGAACAATGTCCGGGTGAAACAACTGCGTTCAGAATATATTCAGGTACAACACTAAACTGGCATGCAATTACTGTAACAGTACTGACAACTATTAGTTGTAACAAAAAACTAACTAAATTATCATTTTAGAGGGTGATGGAGCTGGACGCTGCTGTGAATCATCACAAGTATATTTTCGTTGATGAGGCCGGTTTCAATCTGGCAAAAACTAGACGCAGAGGACGTAACCTTATTGGACAAAGGGCTACCATCCAAGTCCCTGGACAACGTGGGGGAAACATCTCAATGTGTGCAGCTATATCTGAAGATGGTGTGGTAGGCTGTAGACCAGTTCTAGGGTCATACAACACTGAACACCTGATAGTTTTTTTGAATGAACTGGAGCAGGCCTGTCAGGGAGAAGACATCGTCTATGTTGTTGTGTGGGACAATGTCAGCTTCCACCATGCACAGCTGGTTCAGGAATGGTTTCAAACACATCCTCGCTTCATGACCCTCTATCTTCCACCATATTCCCCTTTCCTCAACCCAATTGAGGAATTCTTCTCTACATGGAGGTGGAAGGTGTATGATCGCCATCCCCATGAGCATGTCTCCCTTCTTCAAGCCATGTGTGAAGCTTGTGGTGATATAACTGCTGAGCAATGTCAAGCCTGGATTCGTCATGCCAGGAGATTCTTCCCACGGTGCCTGAACAACGAAGACATCCACTGTGATGTTGATGAAAATTTATGGCCCAATGTTAATGACCGGCTTGATTAATTGTGTAAAAGTGAtgagaataaaatgaaatgacaaTATATTTTGCGTATGtaaatgacttgttttttttctccctttttcatgtgtgtgtgtgtgtctgtgtgtatgtatatgtatatgtatagttatataattttttttatgtctgaacATAAGTGTAATATTTGCTGTGTACAGTTTTACAGTTCAGTTACACTCATTCATCACCAAGGACAATTTGAATCGCTTACCTTGTATTATTTGCTCCTGAATGAAATGATTGGTAAAAGTACTAAGTTGATAAAAGagcttactgttttgtttgggtgATTAAAGCAAATGTTCTCAAAATATATCACAGTGATCATGTGTTCTGATACAATGATTACGTGGAATGTAAATATGTGCAAATGCAATGAAATCATGACATCAGATTTGAAAGAATGACTAGTGGTGTTACAAATGTGATCAAATGTGAGTTTTGTACTGAGAGATTTGAAAATGCACACTTTAGTTATGAAAATAGTGccaaaccaattaaaaaaaactgtaaaagcacTTTTAATACTGTTGGGCCTTTTATCCTGAGATTAATTAATACGTCCCTTGCTACAGGCTGCGTCCCATCATGCTTTAAACAAGCTATAGTTCAGcctcttcttaaaaaaaataacctcGACCCAACTGTTCTGTCCAATTACAGGCCTATCTCAAAGCTTCCTTTTCTGTCTAAAGTTTTGGAGAAAGTGGTCTACCTACACTTGCAGGCCCACCTTGATTTTAATATGATCTCTGAAaaatttcagtctggttttaaatcaCTACATAGCACTGAGACGGCACTTTTAAGGATTTTTAACGATATTCTTTTAACTCTGGACTCTGGCAGCCCCGCTGCCCTTTTATTGTTGGACTTGTCAGCAGCATTTGACACGGTCGACCATGACATCCTGTTATCACGGCTAGAATTTCATGCTGGCCTAAAAGGATCTGCCCAGTGGTTTCGGTCCTACTTGTCAGAAAGGTCTTTTCATGTCAATATGGGCCCCCATAACTCCAAAATAGCCTCTCTTAAATACGGTGTACCTCTAGGCTCTATTTTGGGTCCTGCCCTGTTCGCACTCTATTTGTTGCCATTGGGCTCCATCTTCTCGCGGTACAGcatttcatttcactgttttgctgATGATTTGCAGATTTACCTACCTTTAAAAGCAGGGTCAGACCATCCCCAGCTCTTATTACGCTATCTTGACGATGTCAAACAGTGGTTGtcattaaattttttaaagctaaatgaaaataaaactgaggttgtCATTTCTGGTAACTTTAATCATATCGACAGCACTCTGGGCGCCCTTTCCTTGTATTGTAAAACACATGTAAAAAATCTTGGTGTCTACATTGATGGTTCTTTTAAATTGAATAAGCAGGTGAGTGCAGTAGTTCAGTCCTGCTTCTTTCAGTTAAGACAGCTAGCCAAGGTAAAGCCATACCTAACGTCTTTGAGCGTGTTATTCACCTTTTCCTTACTTGCAGattggactactgcaattcattgTATTATGGTCTAGATCAGGCCACCATCCATCGTCTTCAGATggttcaaaatgcagctgctcgcCTGCTAACTGGTACCAAATGGAGACAGCATATAACCCCAGTTTTAGCttctttacactggcttcctgtctcCTACAAGATccaatttaaacttttactttttgtttttaagtcacttAATGCCCGAGCCCCTCCTTACCTGTCTGAGCTCCTCTCTGCTTATGCTCCAGGAAAAACCATGAGGTCTATCTCAAAATTAATGCTGTCCATCCCACGGACTTATCTCAAATCTCGTGGTGATAGATCCTTCTCTGTGGCAGGTCCCAGACTTTGGAATAGTCTCCCCCTAAATATTAGATCTGCACAAACACTTGAGCAATTTAAATCATtactaaagacacatttttatgccCTGATTTTAACACACTATAACCCGAGCATTTTGGTCTTATTTGAAATAGttttagttattgttttaattcttttgttgtcctattattgttttatattgttattattgtattacattgttgctttttaatgccatttttatattgttaagcactttgtgcagcatcggctgtttgaaatgtgctatataaataaacttgaccttgaccttgactacctcatgaagctcatcgagaaaatgccaagagtgtgcaaagcagtaatcaaagcaaagggtggctattttgaaaaatataaaatataaaacatgttttgagttatttcacacttttttgtttgctacataaCTCCATAGGTGTTCATTTGTAGTTGTGATGCCTTCAGTAACaatctacaatgtaaacagtcatgaaaataaagaaaaaacattaaatgtgcAAAGGTTGGTTGAGTGAGCTATTCCATCTACCCGGGAGCACCATCCATTCATTGTTTGGACAGACTGGCAAGAACTTAAAAGCTAGGTGggttctgtttgtttgaattaTTACCTTTCTGCGACGACTGTTTTGGCAGTCTTCGTTGGTCAAAGATGTGCAAGAATGAGTGTCTGCCTATTTTATTTGCTGGCCTACATATTTGCTGGCTTATcattttttacctttttctctctctctcttctctttttgtgagagtgtgtgtgtttgtatgcttGTGACTAAGTAAACCCCAGTTCTTGTATATTGAGGCTGAGTGAGAGGAGGTCCTTTCCCAAGTTCCTGCCCTCTGGTTCCTCTGGAAAGCTCCCAGAAAGATAATATTTCTGTGACTGAAcaagaatttattttttttactatgaAATAAGACAAGATCAAGTTTTTGGAGTTCTTGGGGTGTAATAGAAGCCGAATGTGGTAACGGATGCCTTTTCAAGACACATGAGCACACAGCACTTTTTAAGAGTACAATAACAAACATGTTAATCTATCACTTTCCTACTCTGAAATTTACACCACATCTGCATCGTGCTGCATTTGACACGCATACAGTTAATAGTAAAGATTTTTTGTCTCTGAAATTTCAGGTTCAGGTATTTCTAGCAAGCAAAACTCTTGCACTTTAAGGAAATACAAGTATTTTGACTTAGTTACTTCATAGAATCATGAATGTACTCATAAATGTTTATGGTACATTCTAATATCAATATATAATATTAAGAGAATGCAAACCAGAATTGAAAGAAACCATTCATGTTTATATATTAGTTTTGCAACGGATCAAAAGACTCAtggttcggatcggatcacggttttaagtcacagatcggatcaattttcggatcagaaaaaaagaaaaaaaagacaagaaaaattatttatttattaaagtattttttgcccattaaaaaacattcaactcaagACTCATACCCtgcaattatataaaaacaaattaaggtgcaatatagGGCAGTACAGGGCTTTGTATATAtcactccgctgtgatataatgaGCGGTCACGGTCAGGTATAGCTTTTCATTGCCCTGGAGGTCCACCCATCTGTAGTTAGGGCAACAGAAGATCCCTGGGatagttcagccataactttagaCTTTTCCTACTTTTAAATGCTTGGAACGATCTTGTCACCAAAGTGGACGCGCAATGGGATGTtatagcgtggctcaagcactTTTATCATATGTTTAAACCTCTTGTTTTGCACGACAGAATATGGCCTCATGTCTGCAGCTATAAACACCTCAatagcttttgtaatagctttagcccAGTCGGATTGgacagcaaagggctgcttaaataccgcaaactcctctgctcctccacttAGACCGCTAGCGCTGGCCATGACtatcgcttgacagactgaccacgcgcaccatacacacacttttattttctttttcaaatcgtcggatcacgtgcgtgccgaaccgtggagtgggatcggttcggatcaCGGATCAACAGTGATCTgttgcaccacacacacacacacacacacacacacacatacatacatatatatatataaatatatatatatatacactgtaaaaaaagattCCGTAGAAAAACGGAAAATGTCCTGGTAATTTTCTGCcagtacattttctgtttttttacggAAGTTTGACGGACTTTTCTGTAAATGATAAAACGGAAAATTCTGTAGATTTACAGTATACTCTCTGTACTATTTACGGACATTTCCTTCAGCTATAAAACGGAAAATT is drawn from Oreochromis aureus strain Israel breed Guangdong linkage group 1, ZZ_aureus, whole genome shotgun sequence and contains these coding sequences:
- the LOC120440897 gene encoding uncharacterized protein LOC120440897 — encoded protein: MTYGLSEIKQAIENSNDTFANVPSISLPTIARLLKKHQVSMKQIYLVPFERNNVRVKQLRSEYIQRVMELDAAVNHHKYIFVDEAGFNLAKTRRRGRNLIGQRATIQVPGQRGGNISMCAAISEDGVVGCRPVLGSYNTEHLIVFLNELEQACQGEDIVYVVVWDNVSFHHAQLVQEWFQTHPRFMTLYLPPYSPFLNPIEEFFSTWRWKVYDRHPHEHVSLLQAMCEACGDITAEQCQAWIRHARRFFPRCLNNEDIHCDVDENLWPNVNDRLD